A single genomic interval of Deltaproteobacteria bacterium harbors:
- a CDS encoding CCA tRNA nucleotidyltransferase, producing the protein MPAKDKAVAIVRRLRAAGYESLLAGGCVRDLLLGKNPKDYDVTTSAKPAEIAQIFAETVPVGAHFGVMLVMVDGEPFEVATFRHDGPYLDGRHPTHVRFGSLEEDVQRRDFTINGMVYDPIDDRVIDLVGGQEDLKRKLVRAIGNAHERFVEDRLRMIRAVRFAATLDFAIEDQTMTALQELAATIGMVSWERIGDEVTRILTEGRAQRGFALLEESGLLPAILPEISAMKGVEQSPDYHPEGDVFVHTLLLLSHLRNPSETLAYGCLLHDVAKPPCFRKEGEKITYYGHTEQGAAMAEDILKRLKRSRATWERVAYLVRNHLRHMQVAQMRASTFKRFVREDGFDELLELTRIDALSSNGDLQYYRYCLDKRAELKEEEIHPEPLLRGRDLIEMGFAPGPTFGELLKQVEEAQLNGELRSRAEALGWVEKNFRSRGLR; encoded by the coding sequence ATGCCTGCCAAGGACAAAGCGGTTGCGATCGTGAGACGTTTGCGCGCGGCGGGCTACGAAAGTCTGCTCGCCGGCGGCTGCGTGCGCGACCTTTTGCTCGGCAAAAATCCCAAAGACTACGACGTCACCACCAGTGCCAAGCCAGCGGAGATTGCGCAGATCTTTGCCGAGACCGTGCCGGTGGGCGCCCACTTTGGTGTGATGCTGGTAATGGTCGACGGCGAGCCCTTCGAAGTCGCGACCTTTCGCCACGACGGGCCCTATCTTGACGGCCGCCATCCGACCCATGTGCGCTTTGGCAGTCTGGAAGAGGACGTCCAGCGCCGCGACTTCACGATCAACGGCATGGTGTACGATCCGATCGACGACCGCGTGATCGATCTAGTCGGCGGCCAAGAAGACCTCAAACGGAAGTTGGTGCGCGCCATCGGCAACGCCCATGAACGGTTCGTCGAAGATCGCCTGCGCATGATACGCGCCGTGCGCTTTGCCGCGACTCTCGATTTTGCGATCGAAGATCAAACCATGACGGCGCTGCAAGAGTTGGCAGCGACCATCGGCATGGTTTCTTGGGAGCGCATCGGCGACGAAGTCACGCGCATCCTCACCGAGGGCAGGGCGCAGCGCGGGTTTGCGCTGCTCGAGGAGAGCGGACTGTTGCCGGCGATCTTGCCGGAGATTAGCGCGATGAAGGGGGTCGAGCAGTCGCCGGACTATCACCCTGAAGGCGATGTTTTCGTTCACACCTTGCTGCTGCTGAGTCATTTGCGAAATCCGTCGGAGACGCTGGCCTACGGCTGTCTACTGCACGATGTCGCGAAGCCGCCGTGCTTTCGCAAAGAAGGTGAGAAGATCACCTACTACGGCCACACCGAGCAAGGCGCGGCGATGGCGGAGGATATCTTGAAGCGCTTGAAGCGCAGCCGCGCCACGTGGGAGCGCGTCGCCTATCTGGTGCGCAACCATTTGCGCCACATGCAGGTGGCGCAGATGCGGGCGAGCACATTCAAGCGCTTTGTCCGCGAAGATGGGTTTGACGAATTGCTCGAACTGACTCGCATTGACGCACTGTCCTCCAATGGCGATTTACAATACTATCGCTATTGCCTGGACAAGCGCGCCGAATTAAAGGAAGAAGAGATTCATCCGGAGCCGCTTTTGCGCGGCCGCGATTTGATTGAGATGGGTTTTGCTCCGGGGCCGACATTTGGCGAGTTGCTCAAGCAAGTCGAAGAGGCGCAGCTAAACGGCGAGCTGCGCAGCCGCGCGGAAGCGCTCGGATGGGTCGAGAAAAACTTTCGTAGCCGAGGTTTACGTTGA
- a CDS encoding xanthine dehydrogenase family protein molybdopterin-binding subunit yields the protein MKKAQAYQVIGQPQLRNDGEEKATGKGLYTVDVKLPGMAHGKILRSPYAHARLVKVDAAKAEKVPGVLAVITRDDQRGIAMFGAAYKDQTIVAVDKVRYVGDPVAAVAAIDEATAEAALAEIEVEYEGLPAVTSIEGALAPGAVLVHESSSSGGELMGQHYETPKEFAGSNLCYRFSYNKGDVEDGFKKSDHVFEDTFTFQRVQHFSMEPHATVAQVDGEHITLWASTQEPFTLREHVAEIFHVPLNKVRVIVPYLGGGYGGKLAVKTEPLAVALAKKAKRPVRLAHTIEESFKTVTRHPARVQIKTGVSKDGKLIARRCLIHMETGAYADAGPRVTQKAGYRCFGPYKLAHMKTDAYTVYTNTVPAGAYRGFGTLQVTWAYESQMDIIAAKLGLDPLQFRIKNLLKKGDLYTPGDTPVDCDLRAGLMQAAEEIGWNVKSKKAAQGNKAVGKGLAVCMKDGGGTYKVSSAAVKMNADGSVVLLTGTVEVGQGARTALSQVVAEELAVPFDAVTVAQLDTDVTPYDVNTNASSSMVVMGLSVQRAAQDLKKQILRHAARVLKTKPEKLALGGGKVVDGKGAGLAFNQLMQKVFLSKAGEMIGRGAYQSVKSPKAALGSPTNFWEISWGAAEVEVDRDTGEIQLRKYVSLADVGQAIHPVLCEGQDEGGVMNAIGHTLVEEMVYKDGQLLNPNLVDYRIPSFANLPKDFETILVESHNGPGPFGSKGTGEGGLLPVAAAIGNAVYHATGLRMHNLPLTPEKVWRGLQARKAE from the coding sequence ATGAAGAAGGCTCAAGCTTACCAAGTGATCGGTCAACCGCAGTTACGCAACGACGGCGAAGAAAAGGCCACGGGCAAAGGACTATACACGGTGGACGTCAAGCTGCCGGGCATGGCCCATGGCAAGATTCTGCGCAGCCCCTACGCCCACGCTCGGTTAGTCAAAGTCGACGCCGCCAAGGCGGAGAAGGTGCCCGGCGTGTTGGCCGTGATCACCCGCGACGATCAACGCGGCATCGCCATGTTCGGCGCCGCCTACAAAGACCAAACCATCGTGGCCGTCGACAAGGTGCGCTATGTCGGCGATCCGGTGGCGGCGGTGGCGGCGATCGACGAAGCGACGGCGGAGGCGGCGCTGGCGGAGATCGAAGTGGAATATGAGGGACTGCCGGCGGTGACTTCCATTGAGGGGGCCCTGGCGCCCGGCGCCGTGCTTGTGCATGAGTCGTCGTCGAGCGGCGGCGAATTGATGGGGCAGCACTACGAGACGCCGAAAGAGTTTGCTGGCAGCAATCTTTGTTACCGTTTTAGCTATAACAAGGGCGACGTCGAAGACGGCTTCAAGAAGTCGGATCATGTTTTCGAAGATACCTTCACGTTTCAGCGGGTGCAGCATTTTTCCATGGAGCCGCACGCCACGGTGGCGCAGGTCGACGGCGAGCATATTACTTTATGGGCTAGCACGCAGGAGCCGTTTACGCTGCGCGAGCATGTCGCTGAAATTTTTCATGTGCCGCTCAACAAAGTGCGCGTGATCGTGCCCTATCTCGGCGGCGGCTACGGCGGGAAACTAGCGGTCAAGACCGAACCGCTGGCCGTGGCGTTGGCGAAGAAAGCCAAGCGGCCGGTGCGGCTGGCGCACACCATTGAAGAGAGTTTCAAGACCGTGACGCGCCATCCGGCGCGGGTGCAAATCAAAACCGGCGTCAGCAAGGACGGCAAGTTGATCGCCCGGCGGTGCCTGATTCACATGGAAACCGGCGCCTACGCCGACGCCGGGCCGCGGGTCACACAGAAGGCCGGCTATCGCTGCTTCGGTCCTTATAAGCTCGCGCATATGAAGACCGACGCCTATACGGTCTACACCAACACCGTGCCGGCGGGCGCCTATCGCGGCTTCGGCACGCTGCAGGTGACCTGGGCTTACGAGTCGCAGATGGACATCATCGCCGCCAAGCTCGGCCTCGATCCGCTGCAATTTCGCATCAAAAATCTTTTGAAGAAGGGCGATCTCTACACGCCCGGCGACACGCCGGTGGACTGCGATCTCAGAGCCGGCCTAATGCAAGCGGCCGAGGAGATCGGCTGGAACGTCAAGAGCAAAAAAGCCGCGCAGGGTAACAAGGCGGTGGGCAAAGGTCTCGCGGTGTGCATGAAAGACGGCGGCGGGACCTACAAAGTATCGTCCGCCGCGGTGAAGATGAACGCTGATGGCAGCGTCGTCCTGCTGACCGGCACCGTGGAAGTCGGACAGGGGGCGCGCACGGCGCTAAGCCAAGTGGTGGCGGAAGAGTTGGCCGTCCCCTTCGACGCCGTCACCGTGGCGCAGCTCGACACTGATGTGACGCCCTACGATGTCAACACCAACGCCAGCAGCTCGATGGTCGTCATGGGTTTGTCGGTGCAGCGCGCAGCGCAGGATTTAAAAAAGCAGATCCTGCGCCATGCGGCCAGGGTGCTTAAAACCAAACCGGAAAAACTTGCGCTCGGCGGCGGCAAGGTTGTCGACGGCAAAGGCGCAGGCTTGGCGTTTAACCAACTGATGCAGAAAGTTTTTCTATCCAAGGCCGGCGAGATGATCGGTCGCGGCGCCTATCAATCGGTCAAGAGTCCCAAGGCCGCGCTCGGTTCGCCGACCAATTTTTGGGAGATCAGTTGGGGCGCAGCGGAAGTGGAAGTCGATCGCGACACGGGTGAAATTCAACTGCGCAAATATGTTTCACTGGCCGACGTCGGCCAAGCGATTCATCCGGTGCTATGCGAGGGGCAAGACGAAGGCGGAGTCATGAATGCCATCGGCCATACGCTGGTCGAAGAGATGGTTTACAAAGACGGCCAGCTGCTCAATCCCAACCTGGTCGATTATCGGATTCCGTCGTTTGCCAATTTGCCTAAGGACTTCGAAACGATTCTCGTCGAGAGCCACAATGGCCCGGGGCCATTTGGCTCCAAGGGCACGGGCGAAGGCGGCTTGTTGCCGGTCGCCGCGGCGATCGGTAACGCGGTCTATCATGCGACGGGATTACGGATGCATAACTTGCCGCTTACACCGGAGAAGGTCTGGCGCGGTCTGCAAGCTCGCAAAGCTGAGTAA
- a CDS encoding aldehyde dehydrogenase family protein: MAFKNFIDGQWLDSESGKTFENRNPARQGDLIGRFPASGPKDVDRAMAAAKKAFATWRLVPAPKRGEILYRAGELLKKYKEELARIETREMGKVLKETRGDVQEGIDCAFLNGGEGRRLFGETTPAELPNKFAMSVRGPVGVCALITPWNFPLAIPTWKLFPAILCGNTVILKPAEDTPQTAARFVEILSEAGVPPGVVNLVHGRGEEAGAALVRHPDVQLVSFTGSAAVGREIASWCGQNLKRVSLELGGKNAQIIMEDADLELAIEGALWGAFGTTGQRCTATSRLIVHRDVASKVTDALVARAEKIRIGEGLDESVEMGPLINQAARDKVARYVDIGKQEGARLLTGGAIYNEGACADGYFFQATIFDQVKPNMRIAQEEIFGPVLSVIEIASFEEAIAALNNTKYGLSSSIYTSDVTRAFRAMRDIEAGITYINGPTIGAEVHLPFGGVKDTGNGHREAGTTVYDIFTEWKAIYVDYSGKLQKAQIDNN, encoded by the coding sequence ATGGCGTTCAAAAACTTCATCGACGGCCAATGGCTCGATAGCGAGAGTGGAAAAACCTTTGAGAATCGCAATCCGGCTCGTCAAGGCGACTTGATCGGCCGGTTTCCCGCTTCCGGGCCAAAGGATGTCGACCGGGCGATGGCGGCGGCCAAGAAAGCCTTTGCGACCTGGCGGCTCGTGCCGGCGCCTAAGCGCGGCGAGATTCTTTACCGGGCCGGCGAGCTGTTGAAGAAATACAAAGAAGAGCTGGCGCGCATCGAAACCCGCGAAATGGGCAAGGTCTTGAAAGAGACCCGCGGCGACGTCCAGGAAGGGATCGACTGCGCCTTTCTGAACGGCGGCGAAGGCCGGCGGCTGTTTGGTGAGACCACGCCGGCGGAGCTGCCCAACAAGTTTGCCATGTCGGTGCGCGGGCCGGTCGGTGTGTGCGCCCTGATCACGCCTTGGAATTTTCCTTTGGCGATTCCCACCTGGAAGCTTTTTCCGGCGATTCTTTGCGGCAATACGGTCATCCTCAAACCGGCCGAGGACACGCCGCAGACAGCCGCGCGCTTTGTCGAGATTCTCAGCGAAGCCGGTGTGCCGCCGGGGGTGGTCAATCTAGTTCACGGCCGCGGCGAAGAAGCGGGCGCGGCGCTGGTGCGCCATCCCGACGTTCAATTAGTATCGTTTACCGGCTCGGCGGCGGTGGGGCGCGAGATCGCTTCGTGGTGCGGCCAAAATCTAAAACGAGTCTCGCTGGAATTGGGCGGCAAGAACGCGCAGATTATCATGGAAGACGCCGATCTCGAGCTCGCCATCGAAGGCGCGCTCTGGGGTGCCTTTGGCACTACGGGCCAGCGCTGCACGGCAACCAGCCGGTTGATTGTCCACCGCGATGTCGCCAGCAAAGTAACCGACGCGCTCGTCGCACGTGCGGAGAAAATCAGAATCGGCGAGGGCCTCGACGAGAGCGTCGAAATGGGGCCGCTGATCAATCAAGCAGCGCGCGACAAAGTGGCGCGTTACGTCGATATCGGCAAACAGGAAGGGGCGCGGTTATTGACCGGTGGGGCGATCTACAACGAAGGCGCGTGCGCCGATGGTTATTTCTTTCAGGCGACCATTTTCGATCAAGTGAAGCCCAACATGCGCATCGCCCAGGAAGAGATCTTTGGGCCGGTTCTATCGGTGATCGAGATCGCGAGCTTTGAAGAAGCGATCGCGGCGTTAAATAACACCAAGTACGGTTTGTCGAGTTCGATCTATACCAGCGATGTCACGCGCGCCTTTCGCGCCATGCGCGACATCGAAGCCGGCATCACTTACATTAACGGTCCGACCATCGGCGCCGAAGTGCACTTGCCGTTCGGCGGCGTCAAAGACACCGGCAACGGCCACCGCGAAGCGGGCACGACGGTGTACGATATTTTCACCGAGTGGAAAGCGATCTACGTCGATTACTCGGGCAAGTTGCAGAAGGCGCAGATTGATAACAACTGA
- a CDS encoding acetyl ornithine aminotransferase family protein produces the protein MKIPHIKTPLPGPKAKVIVDRDERYSAPAYGRVYPLVVERGRGCVLEDVDGNLFLDFMAGIAVNSTGHAHPKVVAAIEAQARKFLHVCGSDFYYEPMVQLIEKLSQLTPGKGDKKVFLTNSGTEAVEAAIKLARYHTKRQHIVAFHGAFHGRTLGSLSLTASRATHRAHFGPLIPGVHHVPYGFCKRCAFHQTYGSCQIECVSHIEKVLFRHEVRPEEVAAIFVEPIQGEGGYVVPPKEYLPQLQDLCRRHGILLVADEIQSGFGRTGKMFACEHWGIEPDILCVAKGIASGMPIGAMIARDEISTWKEGNHGSTYGGNPVACAAALATIAVIEDGLVKNAAEIGGYLKNKLEALKARRPVIGDVRGMGLMLGVEFVGGDGRQIPDGILRDCVMQKAFESGLLLLSCGESTLRWCPPLIVKREEVDAAVNVFDEAVGVALK, from the coding sequence ATGAAAATCCCTCATATCAAAACGCCCCTTCCCGGTCCCAAAGCCAAAGTCATCGTCGATCGCGACGAGCGCTATTCGGCGCCGGCCTACGGGCGTGTCTATCCGTTGGTCGTCGAGCGAGGGCGCGGGTGCGTCCTCGAAGATGTCGACGGCAATTTGTTTCTCGATTTTATGGCGGGCATCGCGGTCAACAGCACCGGCCATGCGCATCCGAAAGTGGTCGCGGCCATCGAAGCGCAGGCGCGCAAGTTTTTGCACGTCTGCGGCAGCGATTTTTATTATGAACCGATGGTGCAGTTGATCGAGAAACTATCTCAACTGACGCCGGGCAAAGGCGATAAGAAAGTTTTTCTGACCAACTCGGGAACCGAAGCTGTCGAAGCCGCGATTAAGCTCGCGCGCTATCACACCAAGCGTCAGCACATCGTCGCGTTTCACGGCGCCTTTCATGGGCGGACATTGGGTTCTTTGTCGCTCACGGCGAGCCGGGCGACGCACCGCGCTCACTTCGGGCCGCTGATTCCCGGCGTGCATCACGTGCCCTACGGTTTCTGCAAGCGCTGCGCGTTTCATCAAACCTACGGCTCCTGCCAAATAGAATGTGTGAGCCATATTGAAAAAGTTTTGTTTCGCCACGAAGTGCGGCCGGAAGAAGTGGCGGCGATCTTCGTAGAGCCGATTCAAGGCGAGGGCGGCTATGTCGTGCCGCCCAAAGAATATCTGCCGCAGTTACAGGATCTCTGCCGGCGCCACGGGATTTTGCTGGTCGCCGATGAGATTCAGTCCGGCTTCGGCCGCACGGGGAAAATGTTTGCCTGCGAGCACTGGGGGATCGAGCCCGACATCCTGTGCGTTGCCAAAGGCATCGCTAGCGGCATGCCGATTGGTGCGATGATCGCGCGCGACGAGATCAGCACCTGGAAAGAGGGCAATCATGGCAGCACCTACGGCGGCAACCCAGTGGCCTGTGCTGCGGCGCTGGCGACCATCGCTGTGATCGAAGACGGCTTGGTGAAAAACGCCGCCGAGATCGGTGGCTATCTAAAGAATAAGCTCGAAGCGCTCAAGGCGCGCCGCCCAGTGATCGGCGATGTGCGCGGCATGGGTTTGATGCTCGGGGTTGAGTTCGTTGGCGGCGACGGGAGGCAAATCCCTGACGGGATACTACGCGATTGTGTCATGCAGAAAGCTTTCGAGAGCGGATTGCTTTTACTCAGTTGCGGCGAGAGCACGCTGCGCTGGTGCCCGCCACTGATCGTCAAGAGGGAAGAGGTGGATGCCGCGGTGAACGTGTTCGATGAAGCCGTTGGCGTGGCGCTGAAGTGA